A region of Ignavibacteria bacterium DNA encodes the following proteins:
- a CDS encoding amidase — protein MKSIRVNPIVFIMLLILTLITGFFINESNEITLSTIEQAEKLFGLKFTEAKRDSMLDELNDNLKSFQKLREIKLNNSVMPSLLFNPIPQNFSFETKKIPFKVEPVKITRPKNLEDAAFYSILELAYLLKNRLVTSLELTEMYLNRLKRIGRKLECVVTLTEELAIKQAKRADEEIASGKYRGLLHGIPYGIKDLFSTKKYKTTWGALPYKEQLIDEDAEVVKRLEKAGAVLVAKLSMGELAWGETWFGGYTRNPWNLEQGSSGSSAGSASATAAGLVPFAIGSETWGSIISPSTRCGVTGLRPTYGRVSRVGAMALSWSMDKIGPICRSAEDCVIVFNAIYGKDGVDPTLYDAPFNYSPKVNLKKIKIGYIKSEFDKERPQKESDDDVLKVLTSLGAELKPIELPNLPVNDLSFILSTEASAAFDELIRSGREDELVRQIKNSWPNVLRAHRFIPAVEYIQANRIRTLLINEMQKIFNEIDVYVVPTFGGSSLLLTNLTGHPSVVVPNGFNEKGSPTSISFVGKLFGEGELLAVAKKFQEATEFHKRRPEL, from the coding sequence ATGAAATCGATAAGAGTAAATCCAATTGTATTCATAATGCTTTTGATTCTTACCCTGATCACTGGTTTTTTTATAAATGAAAGTAACGAGATAACTCTATCAACAATTGAGCAAGCAGAAAAACTTTTTGGTTTGAAATTTACTGAAGCAAAAAGAGATTCAATGCTCGACGAGTTGAACGATAATTTGAAAAGTTTTCAGAAGCTTCGTGAGATTAAATTGAATAACAGTGTTATGCCCTCTTTATTGTTTAATCCAATCCCACAAAATTTTTCTTTCGAAACGAAAAAAATTCCATTCAAGGTTGAACCGGTAAAAATAACTAGACCTAAAAATCTGGAGGATGCAGCATTCTATTCGATTCTTGAATTAGCTTACTTGTTGAAAAACCGCCTCGTAACATCCTTAGAACTTACCGAGATGTATCTTAATAGATTGAAAAGAATTGGACGAAAGCTTGAGTGTGTAGTCACGCTGACTGAGGAATTAGCAATCAAGCAAGCAAAGCGTGCAGATGAAGAAATTGCATCAGGAAAATATAGAGGTCTCCTACACGGAATTCCTTACGGGATAAAAGATTTGTTCTCAACAAAAAAGTACAAAACAACTTGGGGTGCACTGCCATACAAAGAACAATTAATTGACGAAGATGCTGAGGTTGTTAAAAGATTAGAAAAAGCAGGTGCAGTGCTTGTTGCAAAATTAAGTATGGGAGAGTTAGCTTGGGGAGAAACCTGGTTTGGTGGTTACACTCGCAACCCGTGGAATTTGGAACAGGGTTCAAGCGGTTCATCGGCTGGTTCTGCTTCTGCCACTGCTGCTGGATTAGTTCCATTTGCAATCGGCTCGGAAACTTGGGGCTCGATAATTTCTCCCTCAACACGATGCGGCGTAACTGGATTACGTCCAACTTATGGAAGAGTAAGCAGAGTTGGAGCAATGGCATTAAGCTGGTCGATGGATAAAATCGGTCCAATCTGCAGAAGTGCTGAAGATTGTGTAATCGTTTTCAATGCTATTTATGGAAAGGATGGAGTTGACCCAACACTTTACGATGCGCCTTTCAACTATTCACCGAAAGTAAATTTGAAAAAAATAAAAATAGGATATATCAAAAGTGAATTTGATAAAGAACGACCTCAAAAAGAATCTGACGACGATGTTCTCAAAGTTCTAACATCACTTGGAGCAGAGCTTAAACCAATTGAATTGCCAAATTTACCCGTGAATGATCTCAGTTTTATTTTAAGTACTGAGGCATCAGCAGCATTTGATGAATTAATAAGAAGCGGTCGGGAAGATGAATTAGTGCGTCAGATCAAAAACTCATGGCCAAATGTTTTGCGTGCACATCGTTTTATCCCAGCCGTTGAGTATATCCAAGCAAATAGAATCCGTACACTCTTAATAAACGAAATGCAAAAAATATTTAATGAGATTGACGTTTATGTTGTGCCGACTTTCGGAGGGAGCAGTTTATTGTTGACAAATCTTACTGGTCATCCATCTGTAGTAGTTCCAAATGGATTTAACGAAAAGGGGAGTCCGACAAGCATAAGTTTTGTAGGAAAATTATTTGGAGAAGGAGAACTATTAGCAGTTGCAAAGAAATTTCAAGAGGCGACGGAGTTTCATAAGAGGCGGCCGGAATTGTGA
- a CDS encoding glycosyltransferase family 9 protein: MILKYDCKHFPGDRPCSFHKSEGVKCDTCPHYEPVEFKILIIKLDAIGDVLRTTSILEGLKENNPNSEITWLTRSNALPLFVNNPFVDKLLALESFDTNYFLAAENYNVVLNLDPSPISSAICTKAQGYEKLGFGLDEKGKVVALNHEAIEWFEMGAFDDVKKKNTKTYQSIIQKIAKINPKEFEIILKLTEDELDFAKNFRNKIKIANNKKIIGMNTGASPRWQYKQWTYHGFENLIKKILDETDFYVFLYGGHYEKERNLRLSLIDYNRVINTGTDNSLRQFFSLLNLCDLLVTGDTLAMHAATALNKKVVLLFGPTSSAEIETYGRIIKVTSELDCLGCYKMTCDFNPNCMSSISHLRVFNEIQKSLLNS, from the coding sequence ATGATATTAAAATACGACTGCAAACATTTTCCAGGCGATAGGCCTTGTTCATTTCACAAATCTGAAGGTGTGAAATGCGATACTTGTCCACATTATGAACCTGTTGAGTTTAAAATTTTAATAATAAAGCTCGATGCAATCGGTGACGTTTTAAGAACGACTTCAATTCTTGAGGGGCTGAAAGAAAACAACCCAAATTCCGAAATTACTTGGTTAACGCGAAGCAACGCACTACCGCTATTTGTAAATAATCCTTTTGTTGACAAATTGCTTGCACTCGAATCATTCGATACAAATTATTTTTTAGCTGCTGAAAATTATAATGTTGTTTTAAATTTAGATCCTTCTCCTATTAGTTCTGCTATTTGCACTAAAGCCCAGGGTTATGAAAAACTTGGCTTCGGACTTGATGAAAAAGGAAAAGTAGTTGCACTTAATCATGAAGCAATCGAGTGGTTTGAGATGGGAGCTTTTGACGATGTTAAGAAGAAAAACACAAAAACTTATCAGTCAATTATTCAAAAGATAGCTAAAATAAATCCAAAGGAATTTGAGATTATTCTAAAACTTACTGAGGATGAATTAGATTTCGCGAAAAATTTTAGAAATAAAATTAAGATCGCCAACAATAAAAAGATAATCGGAATGAACACGGGTGCAAGCCCAAGATGGCAGTACAAGCAATGGACTTATCATGGATTCGAAAATCTAATTAAGAAAATTTTAGATGAAACAGATTTTTACGTTTTTCTTTACGGCGGACATTATGAGAAAGAAAGAAACTTGAGATTGAGCTTGATTGATTACAATCGCGTTATAAATACCGGCACTGATAATTCTCTGCGACAATTTTTTTCTCTTCTAAATCTTTGCGACTTGCTTGTTACTGGCGATACATTGGCAATGCACGCAGCAACTGCGTTAAATAAAAAAGTTGTTTTGCTTTTCGGACCGACTTCCTCTGCCGAGATTGAAACATACGGCAGGATCATCAAAGTTACTTCAGAGCTCGACTGCCTTGGCTGTTATAAAATGACATGCGATTTCAATCCAAACTGCATGAGCAGTATTTCACACTTAAGAGTTTTTAACGAAATTCAAAAATCTCTTCTTAATTCTTGA
- a CDS encoding class I SAM-dependent methyltransferase: protein MHYDPVKNVFASFIRKSPILRKLFYKILDIMFLRSWYVRREILLAVEEIKTSDFSVYDAGTGFGQYSYYITKKIPNANIYAIDVKDDYISDCKKFFENHNFQNVSFGIEDLTKINHTDKFDLIICIDVMEHIEEDVKVFQNFYTALKPDGIVIINTPSLFGGSDVHAHDEESFIGEHFRDGYSKEDFTQKLESVGFKMRKLDYTYGFWGDKAWRLGIKIPIMLANLSKLLILLLPIYYLVTFPFTLLMMYLDFKSNINIGTGIIISAVKPSKS, encoded by the coding sequence ATGCATTACGATCCGGTCAAAAATGTTTTTGCTTCTTTCATAAGAAAGAGTCCCATCTTAAGAAAATTATTCTATAAAATTTTAGATATAATGTTCCTTCGTTCTTGGTATGTTCGAAGAGAGATACTGCTCGCAGTGGAAGAAATTAAGACTTCTGATTTTTCAGTTTATGATGCCGGAACCGGCTTTGGACAGTATTCTTATTACATTACAAAAAAAATTCCCAACGCTAATATTTACGCAATCGACGTCAAAGATGATTACATATCAGATTGCAAAAAATTTTTTGAAAATCACAATTTTCAAAACGTCTCTTTCGGCATTGAAGACCTCACAAAGATAAACCACACCGACAAATTTGATCTTATTATCTGCATCGATGTGATGGAGCATATTGAGGAAGATGTAAAAGTATTTCAAAACTTTTATACCGCTTTAAAGCCGGACGGGATTGTTATAATAAATACTCCATCCTTGTTCGGTGGAAGCGATGTTCATGCCCACGATGAAGAGAGTTTTATCGGTGAACATTTTCGGGATGGTTATTCAAAAGAGGATTTTACACAGAAGCTTGAATCAGTCGGATTCAAAATGAGGAAGTTGGATTATACCTATGGTTTCTGGGGAGATAAGGCTTGGAGGCTTGGAATTAAAATCCCTATTATGTTAGCAAATCTTTCAAAACTTCTAATTTTACTTTTACCAATTTATTATTTAGTGACTTTTCCATTCACTCTATTGATGATGTATCTGGATTTCAAAAGCAATATTAATATTGGGACAGGCATCATCATCTCAGCAGTGAAACCATCGAAAAGTTAA
- a CDS encoding tetratricopeptide repeat protein: MSKKFQKKHAKQKEISKKEKPALYLSKSLNKKQNIFFVIGAVLLSIIIGMWYVIQSYSQNNSYGFTLDDPWIHLTFAKNLIEYGAYSYFKSDVITSGSTSPLYTLILALFYLIIKNEFILSYFIGISFLALTVFFTYRIVYIDFPSKTILAIAATVMIAIQPKLNLISVSGMETTMFIFFLVSTIYFYKKNNSILTGIFLGLSVWARPEGLILWIALTIDYFYKFFVASRSKNDEFSTPMFNKEQLAKLLAIGLGLVALYFIFNFLLSGSLLPNSYAAKIEYYFGSNRESFLQRDVLEYFSKGELVLIGVTFCISIINLSVSMFKRSYNPILIFVLFTIGLIVIYYLKLPFAHRFGRYLMPVIPMMILTSLYTFAIILEFIQQRSKSDQSFGLNLLFALFIGITIIFSLDENFKKMDETSEVWNYHNVRHVAIANWLKNNTPKDAVIATHDIGALAFYSERKIVDMVGLVNPEVISHLNEKNFTDYMRKYFSENNVSYFASIRNWFEAVNQKPVYVPIDEFEYFEVFKFEPEKLHFHPKEVSYLNEQAVYHLQNNQPKNAVQVLSKSVLLDPKSSRTHFLLGSSYEMLRDNNSAEREFRRTLELFPESADGLYGLGKVSFNRGDFDNAKKYATNCLELNPNYAPAMQLMVIILEDIEKNPTAAFPLRQKLTELLENR; encoded by the coding sequence ATGAGCAAAAAATTTCAAAAGAAACACGCTAAGCAAAAAGAAATATCGAAAAAAGAGAAGCCAGCACTCTATTTATCGAAGTCGCTGAATAAGAAGCAAAACATTTTTTTCGTGATAGGAGCGGTGCTGCTGAGTATTATAATCGGGATGTGGTATGTTATCCAATCATATAGTCAGAACAATTCGTATGGATTTACTTTGGATGATCCATGGATACATTTAACATTTGCGAAAAATTTGATTGAATATGGTGCATATTCATATTTCAAGAGTGATGTCATCACATCCGGTTCAACTTCACCGCTTTACACTTTAATCTTAGCTTTATTCTATCTTATAATTAAAAATGAATTCATATTAAGTTACTTTATTGGTATCTCATTTTTAGCACTGACTGTTTTTTTCACATACAGAATAGTCTATATCGATTTTCCATCAAAGACGATTTTGGCAATAGCTGCAACAGTGATGATCGCAATTCAGCCAAAATTAAATTTGATTTCAGTCTCCGGAATGGAAACAACGATGTTCATATTTTTCTTAGTTTCCACGATTTATTTTTACAAGAAGAATAATTCTATTCTTACTGGAATATTTTTAGGATTAAGTGTTTGGGCAAGGCCGGAAGGATTAATTCTATGGATTGCTTTAACTATCGATTATTTTTATAAATTTTTTGTCGCTTCTAGAAGCAAGAACGATGAATTTTCAACTCCGATGTTCAACAAAGAGCAGTTAGCTAAATTGTTAGCAATTGGACTTGGATTAGTCGCACTTTACTTCATTTTTAATTTTTTGCTTTCGGGCTCTTTGCTTCCAAATTCATATGCAGCAAAAATTGAGTATTACTTCGGATCAAATCGAGAAAGCTTTCTCCAACGTGATGTGCTGGAATATTTTTCCAAGGGGGAATTAGTTTTGATAGGGGTGACTTTCTGTATTAGTATCATAAATTTATCAGTAAGTATGTTTAAAAGAAGCTACAATCCGATTTTAATTTTTGTATTATTCACAATCGGATTAATCGTCATTTACTATTTAAAGCTCCCCTTCGCTCACCGTTTTGGAAGATATTTGATGCCTGTAATCCCGATGATGATATTAACGTCGCTCTATACCTTTGCAATTATTCTTGAATTTATTCAACAACGATCAAAGTCTGATCAAAGTTTTGGATTGAATCTATTGTTCGCTTTGTTTATCGGTATAACAATTATTTTCAGCTTGGATGAAAATTTCAAAAAAATGGATGAGACAAGTGAAGTTTGGAATTACCACAATGTTCGTCACGTTGCGATTGCCAACTGGCTGAAAAATAACACTCCAAAAGATGCTGTAATTGCAACTCACGATATCGGAGCGCTTGCTTTCTATTCTGAGAGAAAAATTGTTGATATGGTTGGATTAGTAAATCCTGAAGTTATTTCTCATTTAAATGAAAAGAATTTCACAGATTACATGCGAAAGTATTTTTCGGAAAATAACGTTTCATATTTTGCATCAATAAGAAATTGGTTCGAAGCAGTAAATCAAAAACCAGTTTACGTCCCGATCGACGAATTTGAATACTTCGAAGTTTTTAAATTCGAACCGGAAAAATTACATTTTCATCCTAAAGAGGTTTCATATTTAAATGAGCAGGCAGTTTATCACTTGCAAAACAACCAACCTAAAAACGCTGTTCAAGTACTAAGCAAATCTGTATTACTTGATCCTAAATCATCTCGGACTCATTTTTTATTGGGAAGTTCATACGAAATGCTTCGTGATAATAACAGTGCTGAACGAGAATTTCGAAGAACGCTTGAGCTTTTTCCCGAATCCGCGGATGGACTTTATGGGTTAGGAAAAGTCTCATTTAACAGGGGTGATTTTGACAATGCGAAAAAGTATGCAACAAACTGTCTTGAGCTTAATCCCAATTATGCACCAGCAATGCAATTGATGGTAATTATTCTTGAAGATATCGAGAAGAATCCGACTGCAGCTTTTCCTTTACGGCAAAAATTAACCGAACTGCTGGAAAATCGCTAA
- a CDS encoding YchF/TatD family DNA exonuclease, with protein MVDTHCHLFFDELYFKIDEVIDNAIANGVNYLICPATNLETAKQSIEIAERFENVYAAVGIHPHDTSDFDDNKLIEIEKLLQHPKVVAVGEIGLDYYYDYSPKDKQHFAFREQIKLAKDHDLPIIIHNRDSSEDLMKIFESEVDGKLIGQFHCFDGDLDMARRIVELRSFISFTGNITYPKNEELRKLIKRIELENLLLETDSPFMSPVPFRGKRNSPANLKYIAEKIAEVHELRIEDVIQSTNYSAFKVFGIGTKPEVAFTYQIGEALYINITNRCNADCVFCDRKGEAIVNGYNLKMPKDLEPPAEVYFKEIGDPKRFSEIVFCGFGEPTIRLDVVKQVARYVKDNGGRTRLNTDGHGNVINKRNIIPELVGLIDSISISLNSFEPKQYAQLMNIDESMFYEMINFTKEAKKNIPEIVMTIVGLNEVDEKNAKHFVEKELGVKFKSREYF; from the coding sequence ATGGTCGATACACACTGTCATTTATTCTTTGATGAACTTTATTTTAAGATCGATGAAGTTATCGATAATGCAATAGCAAATGGAGTAAATTATTTAATTTGCCCCGCAACCAATCTTGAAACGGCGAAACAGTCTATCGAAATTGCTGAGCGTTTCGAAAACGTTTATGCTGCTGTTGGTATTCATCCTCATGATACTTCAGATTTTGATGACAATAAGCTTATTGAAATTGAAAAATTACTTCAGCATCCGAAAGTTGTTGCAGTTGGAGAAATTGGACTCGATTATTACTACGATTATTCTCCAAAAGATAAACAGCATTTTGCGTTCCGCGAACAAATTAAGTTGGCAAAGGATCACGATCTGCCAATAATTATTCACAATCGAGATTCAAGTGAAGATTTGATGAAAATTTTTGAATCCGAGGTTGATGGAAAGTTGATCGGACAGTTCCACTGTTTCGATGGCGATCTTGATATGGCAAGAAGAATAGTTGAACTTCGGTCGTTTATTTCTTTTACGGGAAACATTACTTACCCCAAGAATGAAGAATTAAGGAAGCTGATAAAGCGAATTGAACTTGAGAATCTTTTGCTTGAAACAGATTCGCCATTTATGTCTCCGGTGCCGTTCAGAGGCAAACGAAATTCACCTGCGAATTTAAAATATATTGCAGAGAAAATTGCCGAAGTCCATGAATTAAGAATTGAAGATGTAATTCAATCAACAAATTACAGTGCATTTAAAGTTTTTGGTATTGGAACTAAACCCGAAGTTGCATTCACTTATCAAATCGGAGAAGCTTTATACATCAATATTACAAATAGATGTAATGCTGATTGTGTTTTCTGCGATAGGAAAGGGGAAGCAATCGTGAACGGCTATAATCTGAAAATGCCAAAAGATTTGGAACCTCCGGCTGAAGTTTACTTTAAGGAAATTGGCGATCCAAAAAGATTTTCCGAAATCGTTTTTTGTGGATTCGGTGAACCGACAATCCGATTGGATGTCGTTAAACAAGTTGCAAGATATGTGAAGGACAATGGAGGAAGAACAAGATTAAACACAGACGGACATGGAAATGTTATAAATAAGAGGAATATTATTCCGGAACTCGTCGGTTTAATCGATTCAATTTCAATTAGCTTAAATTCATTCGAGCCGAAGCAATACGCACAATTGATGAATATCGATGAATCAATGTTTTATGAAATGATCAATTTCACCAAAGAAGCCAAAAAAAATATTCCAGAAATTGTGATGACAATTGTTGGACTGAACGAAGTCGATGAAAAGAATGCAAAACATTTTGTTGAAAAAGAACTTGGTGTTAAGTTCAAATCAAGAGAATATTTTTAG
- a CDS encoding TonB-dependent receptor, translated as MKIKSCKIYFTLFVLLLLFQNVLAQKFGQLTGEVTEENGTPLIGANVRVEKTLLGSATTAKGTFRITKVPVGVVTVRISMIGFETKFVENISINLNEETKIDVQLKPTPIETSEIVVTAGKYEQKISEIPVSLNLINSHELSRKNIYEFDDALRYVPGVNVTYDQVSIRGSNGYSRGAGSRVMILFDGIPLFSGDTGEIIFQIIPIHEIERVEIVKGSGSALYGSSAMGGVINIISKETSGNPIYYFKTYAGVYDKPFYDQWNWSERTRMFNGLILSHSRRISDLGLSLSFFRYENDSYRQNNFTKRYSLFLKSKYNISTSENLSFLLNMISYNSGNYVFWRDSRNALIPPVDDIGQTVDAFRFNTHLIHQKAFADDFLLSSKLSLFHNDWRDNTESFNQSKSDMIRSEIQANYLLSENNTLTAGIEANISRVKSNIFSEPIAYGAALFAQDEFKLFKDFKTTIGGRFDFQKVDTLVSEYHFNPKLGFNYSVNEDLFFRASVGRGYRAPSAAELFTTTSVAGINVVPNPKLKSETSWSFECGGNFTLANLVKLDAAIFQSEYYDLIEPGFDYKGEIIFDNITRARIQGAETQLSVNLFNNFWDVNIGYTYLWARDLKEKSFLKYRPRHLMYLNSIWKVDFVELGIDFRYWNRIENIDQEFVQLNIIKDGDLREKVFVTDLHLTFDLIHLGIPVRTYFSVNNLFNYNYVELIGNVAPIRHFVLTLEGIL; from the coding sequence ATGAAAATCAAAAGCTGTAAAATATATTTCACCCTTTTTGTTTTATTACTATTATTTCAAAATGTTTTGGCGCAAAAATTTGGACAGCTAACCGGAGAAGTCACAGAAGAAAACGGCACTCCACTCATCGGTGCGAATGTTCGAGTAGAAAAAACCTTGTTGGGTTCCGCAACTACAGCAAAAGGCACTTTTCGAATAACAAAAGTTCCGGTTGGTGTGGTAACAGTCAGAATTTCGATGATTGGATTTGAAACCAAGTTTGTTGAAAATATTTCTATTAATCTTAATGAAGAAACGAAGATTGATGTACAACTCAAACCAACACCAATTGAAACAAGTGAAATAGTTGTTACTGCAGGTAAATATGAACAAAAGATTTCTGAAATTCCTGTAAGTCTCAATCTCATCAACTCGCACGAACTTAGCCGAAAAAATATTTATGAGTTTGATGATGCGCTGCGATATGTCCCCGGAGTTAATGTAACTTATGATCAAGTTAGTATTCGTGGTTCTAATGGTTACAGCAGGGGAGCTGGTTCGAGAGTGATGATTTTATTCGACGGAATTCCATTATTCAGTGGAGACACTGGCGAAATTATCTTTCAGATTATTCCTATTCATGAAATTGAAAGAGTTGAGATTGTTAAAGGATCTGGTTCGGCGCTTTATGGCTCTAGTGCAATGGGCGGAGTGATAAATATCATTTCAAAAGAAACTAGCGGTAATCCGATCTATTATTTTAAAACTTATGCGGGAGTTTACGACAAACCATTTTACGATCAATGGAATTGGTCTGAAAGGACAAGAATGTTCAATGGCTTAATATTATCGCATTCACGACGTATTAGTGATCTCGGACTGAGTCTTTCCTTTTTCAGATATGAGAACGATTCCTACAGGCAGAATAATTTTACCAAGCGATACAGTCTTTTCTTAAAATCAAAATACAATATATCAACATCCGAAAATCTCTCGTTCCTACTAAATATGATTTCCTACAACAGCGGTAATTATGTTTTTTGGCGGGATTCGAGAAATGCACTCATACCTCCGGTAGATGATATCGGACAAACTGTAGATGCGTTTAGATTCAATACTCATTTGATACATCAAAAAGCATTCGCTGATGATTTTTTACTAAGCAGCAAGCTATCACTCTTTCATAACGATTGGCGAGATAACACAGAGTCTTTCAATCAATCAAAAAGCGATATGATTCGAAGTGAAATTCAAGCGAATTATTTGCTCAGTGAGAATAATACACTTACTGCAGGAATCGAGGCAAATATTTCGCGCGTGAAATCAAATATTTTCAGTGAACCGATTGCTTATGGAGCGGCGCTCTTTGCTCAAGACGAATTTAAACTATTCAAGGATTTTAAAACTACAATTGGCGGAAGATTTGATTTTCAAAAAGTTGATACACTTGTTTCGGAATATCACTTCAATCCCAAACTTGGTTTTAATTATTCAGTCAACGAAGACCTATTTTTTAGGGCTTCTGTTGGACGTGGTTACAGAGCACCAAGTGCAGCTGAACTTTTTACGACAACGAGTGTTGCTGGAATAAATGTTGTTCCAAATCCAAAGTTGAAATCTGAAACAAGCTGGTCGTTTGAGTGCGGTGGAAATTTTACTCTAGCAAATTTAGTTAAGTTAGATGCCGCAATTTTTCAAAGTGAATATTATGATTTGATTGAACCTGGATTTGATTACAAAGGTGAAATCATCTTTGATAATATCACGCGAGCAAGAATTCAGGGAGCTGAAACACAACTCAGCGTGAATTTATTTAATAATTTTTGGGATGTAAATATTGGATACACTTATTTATGGGCACGCGATCTGAAAGAGAAAAGCTTTTTAAAATACAGACCTCGTCATTTAATGTACCTCAACTCAATTTGGAAAGTTGATTTTGTCGAGCTTGGAATTGATTTTCGATACTGGAATCGAATCGAAAATATTGATCAAGAGTTTGTTCAACTGAACATTATCAAAGATGGAGATTTAAGAGAAAAAGTTTTCGTAACAGATCTGCATTTAACTTTCGATTTAATTCATTTAGGTATTCCTGTCCGGACTTATTTCAGCGTTAATAATTTGTTTAATTACAATTATGTAGAATTGATAGGCAACGTTGCACCGATTAGACATTTTGTTCTTACTCTAGAGGGAATTCTGTAA